The Podospora pseudocomata strain CBS 415.72m chromosome 3, whole genome shotgun sequence genome window below encodes:
- the CWC26 gene encoding Pre-mRNA-splicing factor cwc26 (BUSCO:EOG092658NW; COG:S; EggNog:ENOG503NZXD), translating into MSTDKATYLATHYLTADPPKSTTTSSSSTSKKRKRSSKTAAAPVAQINNLLIHDSDDESTWANPNPNPDSDSDGDTPMTIAGHTSEFRKSKKSAWSTVGTAVLPATVKKRDDSDNIADAVLAAAKNDAAALGHDSDDSSEEVDDDPRQVKMSNGMRPGLQSAKSITEQLARKAEEEKRELERLTKAMEEAKKAKEGKEEEDEVVLRDATGRRIDVSLRRAQARREMLERERAEQEKEALLKGEVQAREAEMRRERLEGAKLMTLARGKDDEEINREQREEGRWNDPMALFLEGDKGGKGRKKRGKGRPVYQGPAEPNRYGIRPGYRWDGVDRGNGWEKERFRILNRKEMVKGLEYAWQMDE; encoded by the coding sequence ATGTCAACAGACaaagctacctacctagcaaCCCACTACCTAACCGCCgacccccccaaatccaccaccacctcttccagctccacctccaaaaaaCGAAAACGCTCCTCCAAGACAGCCGCCGCCCCCGTCGCCCaaatcaacaacctcctcatccacgaCTCCGATGACGAATCCACCTgggccaaccccaacccaaaccccgactccgactccgacGGCGACACCCCCATGACCATCGCCGGGCACACCTCTGAATTCCGCAAGTCCAAAAAATCCGCCTGGTCCACCGTCGGCACCGCCGTCCTCCCCGCCACAGTGAAGAAACGTGACGATTCCGACAACATTGCAGATGCCGTCCTCGCAGCCGCGAAGAATGATGCTGCCGCCTTGGGTCATGACTCTGATGACAGttcggaggaggtggatgacgACCCAAGACAGGTAAAAATGTCAAATGGCATGCGCCCGGGGTTGCAATCTGCAAAGTCGATAACGGAGCAACTTGCCAGAAaagcagaggaggagaagagagagttggagaggttgaccaaggcgatggaggaggcaAAAAAAGCTaaagaggggaaggaagaggaggatgaggttgttttGCGGGATGCTACCGGGAGGAGGATTGATGTCAGCTTGAGGAGGGCGCAGGCACGaagggagatgttggagagggaaagggctgaacaggagaaggaggcgcttttgaagggggaggtgcaggctagggaggcggagatgaggagggagaggttggagggggcgaAGTTGATGACGCTTGCGAGGgggaaggatgatgaggagattAATcgggagcagagggaggaggggaggtggaacGATCCCATGGCGctgtttttggagggggataagggggggaaggggaggaagaaaaggggcaagGGGAGGCCGGTGTATCAAGGGCCGGCGGAACCGAATCGATATGGGATAAGGCCGGGGTATaggtgggatggggttgatagGGGAAAcgggtgggagaaggagaggtttaGGATACTGAATAggaaggagatggtgaaggggttggagtaTGCTTGGCAGATGGATGAGTAG